From Rhodamnia argentea isolate NSW1041297 chromosome 10, ASM2092103v1, whole genome shotgun sequence, a single genomic window includes:
- the LOC115747572 gene encoding probable receptor-like protein kinase At2g47060, with protein MTGQLSAKSDVYSFGVVLLELLTARKPVDHTLLRGQQSLVTWATPKLSEDKDRQCVDARLGGEYPPKAVAKLAAVATLCVQYEADFRPNMSIFVKALQPLLLNVRPGPAGKTPSS; from the exons ATGACTGGACAGCTAAGTGCCAAAAGTGATGTATATAGTTTTGGTGTTGTTCTGCTGGAGCTTCTGACTGCGCGGAAACCTGTGGATCATACATTACTAAGGGGGCAGCAGAGTCTTGTTACATGG GCTACACCTAAGCTGAGTGAAGACAAAGATAGGCAGTGTGTGGATGCAAGACTTGGAGGCGAATACCCTCCAAAGGCAGTTGCAAAG CTGGCTGCTGTTGCCACCTTATGTGTGCAATACGAGGCCGATTTTAGGCCAAACATGAGCATCTTCGTGAAGGCATTACAACCCCTCCTCCTGAATGTACGTCCAGGGCCTGCGGGCAAGACACCAAGCTCATAA
- the LOC115747692 gene encoding protein RADIALIS-like 4, translating into MGEFPKEWSWEENKLFEVALAMVDEQDPDRWEAVAAIVGGKKSVEEVQRHYVILLEDLHFIESGCLDHELEDAQSYGQVECISQSVYWTDEDQKYLICRLLIQLDIN; encoded by the exons ATGGGTGAATTCCCCAAGGAGTGGAGTTGGGAAGAGAACAAGCTCTTTGAGGTGGCTCTGGCAATGGTGGATGAACAAGATCCGGATCGGTGGGAGGCCGTTGCGGCCATTGTCGGAGGGAAGAAGAGCGTAGAGGAAGTGCAGAGACATTATGTAATCCTTTTGGAGGATTTGCACTTCATTGAATCTGGGTGTCTTGATCACGAACTGGAGGATGCTCAGTCATATGGTCAAGTTGAGTGTATTAGTCAGTCAGTGTATTGGACAGATGAGGATCAAAA GTACCTTATCTGCAGATTGCTCATTCAGTTGGACATAAACTGA
- the LOC115747688 gene encoding uncharacterized protein LOC115747688 isoform X1 produces the protein MGTAPVEKHLHPLFLLLGFVLLLLMMSCARSAEYVSAVGDPGMRRDGLRVGFEAWNFCNEVGQEAPGMGSPRAADCFDLESSAALKPKVTEADNQLGVGKSFPGLSPEAQKDPDMYAVEKELYLGSLCQVSDTPRPWQFWMVMLKNGNYDTTSGLCPENGKKAPPFKPGRFPCFGAGCMNQPVLNHQQTRLLGDGTMRGSFNGTYDMGSDIGKENDGASYYEVVWDKKVGEGSWKFHNKLKTSKKYPWLMLYLRADATKGFSGGYPYDTRGMLKTLPESPNFKVRVTLDIKQGGGPKSQFYLVDIGSCWKNNGDPCDGDVSTDVTRYSEMIINPETPAWCSPSGLGNCPPYHITPDNKKIYRNDTANFPYSAYHYYCAPGNAQHLEKPVSTCDPYSNPQAQELVQLLPHPIWAKYGYPTKQGDGWVGDGRTWELDVGGLSSRLYFYQDPGTTPAQRIWTSIDMGTEIFVSNKDEVAEWTLSDFDVLVPSTNTA, from the exons ATGGGTACTGCGCCTGTGGAGAAGCATTTGCATCCCCTGTTTTTGTTGCTTGGGTTTGTGCTACTACTGCTAATGATGTCTTGCGCCAGAAGTGCTGAGTATGTGTCGGCAGTGGGTGACCCAGGAATGAGAAGGGACGGGCTGAGAGTGGGTTTTGAAGCTTGGAACTTCTGCAATGAAGTTGGCCAAGAAGCTCCTGGCATGGGCAGTCCGAGAGCGGCCGATTGCTTCGATCTGGAGTCAA GTGCTGCATTGAAACCCAAGGTAACAGAAGCTGATAACCAGCTTGGGGTGGGCAAATCGTTCCCAGGTCTATCCCCAGAAGCCCAGAAAGACCCAGACATGTATGCTGTTGAAAAGGAGCTCTACTTGGGCTCTCTGTGCCAAGTCTCGGACACCCCAAGGCCATGGCAATTCTGGATGGTGATGCTCAAGAATGGCAATTACGACACCACCTCCGGCCTGTGCCCTGAGAACGGGAAAAAGGCGCCGCCTTTCAAGCCAGGGAGGTTCCCCTGCTTCGGTGCCGGGTGTATGAACCAGCCAGTTTTGAATCACCAGCAGACAAGGTTACTAGGCGATGGTACGATGAGAGGGAGCTTCAATGGGACTTATGATATGGGTTCTGACATTGGGAAGGAGAATGATGGGGCGTCGTACTATGAGGTGGTCTGGGACAAGAAGGTAGGTGAAGGAAGTTGGAAATTTCATAACAAACTCAAGACCTCAAAGAAGTACCCATGGCTGATGCTCTACCTCAGGGCTGATGCAACCAAAGGGTTCTCCGGTGGGTACCCTTATGACACCAGAGGGATGCTCAAAACA CTTCCTGAATCGCCTAATTTTAAAGTGAGAGTGACCTTGGACATCAAGCAAGGGGGTGGTCCCAAGAGCCAGTTTTATTTAGTCGACATAGGCAGCTGTTGGAAGAACAACGGCGACCCTTGCGATGGCGATGTGAGCACTGATGTCACCCGATACAGCGAGATGATCATCAACCCCGAAACTCCAGCTTGGTGCAGCCCCAGTGGCTTAGGCAATTGCCCGCCGTATCACATAACGCCCGACAACAAAAAGATCTACAGAAATGACACTGCAAACTTCCCATACTCGGCTTATCACTACTACTGCGCTCCCGGCAACGCGCAGCACTTGGAGAAACCTGTGAGCACGTGCGACCCGTACAGTAATCCTCAGGCGCAAGAGCTGGTTCAGCTGTTGCCACACCCTATCTGGGCCAAGTATGGCTATCCGACGAAACAAGGGGACGGTTGGGTTGGGGATGGAAGAACTTGGGAGCTCGATGTTGGTGGATTATCTTCTAGGCTCTACTTCTATCAG GATCCTGGAACTACTCCAGCTCAGAGAATTTGGACATCCATCGACATGGGCACCGAGATTTTCGTCAGTAACAAGGATGAAGTGGCAGAGTGGACTCTCTCTGACTTTGACGTCCTCGTTCCATCGACAAACACGGCATGA
- the LOC115747688 gene encoding uncharacterized protein LOC115747688 isoform X2: MGTAPVEKHLHPLFLLLGFVLLLLMMSCARSAEYVSAVGDPGMRRDGLRVGFEAWNFCNEVGQEAPGMGSPRAADCFDLESSAALKPKVTEADNQLGVGKSFPGLSPEAQKDPDMYAVEKELYLGSLCQVSDTPRPWQFWMVMLKNGNYDTTSGLCPENGKKAPPFKPGRFPCFGAGCMNQPVLNHQQTRLLGDGTMRGSFNGTYDMGSDIGKENDGASYYEVVWDKKVGEGSWKFHNKLKTSKKYPWLMLYLRADATKGFSGGYPYDTRGMLKTLPESPNFKVRVTLDIKQGGGPKSQFYLVDIGSCWKNNGDPCDGDVSTDVTRYSEMIINPETPAWCSPSGLGNCPPYHITPDNKKIYRNDTANFPYSAYHYYCAPGNAQHLEKPVSTCDPYSNPQAQELVQLLPHPIWAKYGYPTKQGDGWVGDGRTWELDVGGLSSRLYFYQVSKLVQYHCYYYYNDRLIPLER; encoded by the exons ATGGGTACTGCGCCTGTGGAGAAGCATTTGCATCCCCTGTTTTTGTTGCTTGGGTTTGTGCTACTACTGCTAATGATGTCTTGCGCCAGAAGTGCTGAGTATGTGTCGGCAGTGGGTGACCCAGGAATGAGAAGGGACGGGCTGAGAGTGGGTTTTGAAGCTTGGAACTTCTGCAATGAAGTTGGCCAAGAAGCTCCTGGCATGGGCAGTCCGAGAGCGGCCGATTGCTTCGATCTGGAGTCAA GTGCTGCATTGAAACCCAAGGTAACAGAAGCTGATAACCAGCTTGGGGTGGGCAAATCGTTCCCAGGTCTATCCCCAGAAGCCCAGAAAGACCCAGACATGTATGCTGTTGAAAAGGAGCTCTACTTGGGCTCTCTGTGCCAAGTCTCGGACACCCCAAGGCCATGGCAATTCTGGATGGTGATGCTCAAGAATGGCAATTACGACACCACCTCCGGCCTGTGCCCTGAGAACGGGAAAAAGGCGCCGCCTTTCAAGCCAGGGAGGTTCCCCTGCTTCGGTGCCGGGTGTATGAACCAGCCAGTTTTGAATCACCAGCAGACAAGGTTACTAGGCGATGGTACGATGAGAGGGAGCTTCAATGGGACTTATGATATGGGTTCTGACATTGGGAAGGAGAATGATGGGGCGTCGTACTATGAGGTGGTCTGGGACAAGAAGGTAGGTGAAGGAAGTTGGAAATTTCATAACAAACTCAAGACCTCAAAGAAGTACCCATGGCTGATGCTCTACCTCAGGGCTGATGCAACCAAAGGGTTCTCCGGTGGGTACCCTTATGACACCAGAGGGATGCTCAAAACA CTTCCTGAATCGCCTAATTTTAAAGTGAGAGTGACCTTGGACATCAAGCAAGGGGGTGGTCCCAAGAGCCAGTTTTATTTAGTCGACATAGGCAGCTGTTGGAAGAACAACGGCGACCCTTGCGATGGCGATGTGAGCACTGATGTCACCCGATACAGCGAGATGATCATCAACCCCGAAACTCCAGCTTGGTGCAGCCCCAGTGGCTTAGGCAATTGCCCGCCGTATCACATAACGCCCGACAACAAAAAGATCTACAGAAATGACACTGCAAACTTCCCATACTCGGCTTATCACTACTACTGCGCTCCCGGCAACGCGCAGCACTTGGAGAAACCTGTGAGCACGTGCGACCCGTACAGTAATCCTCAGGCGCAAGAGCTGGTTCAGCTGTTGCCACACCCTATCTGGGCCAAGTATGGCTATCCGACGAAACAAGGGGACGGTTGGGTTGGGGATGGAAGAACTTGGGAGCTCGATGTTGGTGGATTATCTTCTAGGCTCTACTTCTATCAGGTCAGCAAACTAGTTCAATATCATTGCTATTATTACTATAATGATCGCTTAATCCCTCTTGAAAGGTAG
- the LOC115747689 gene encoding acyl transferase 4, with protein sequence MAISVIRSSDSFVKPSERTPSHVLDLSAIDRIPVLRCNARTLHVFRHGLDAARVIKEALSKALVPYYPIAGRLVESVPGELRVDCSAEGVRFVEATADCKLESVDYFEDVVSIPYDELLPRELQDPESREPLVQMQVTRFDCGGFVMGLIFCHSICDGLGAARFLDALGEFARGLERPAVEPVWYRHFFPTLTPQSESDDVSPPQLPIPPPPMPNYQLQHANIDLPLEDINKLKRIFRESTGQNCSTFEAVAASFWRSRSLAIGSNPGTEVCLVFFANCRQLLDPPLPNGFYGNCFFPVTVKAPSELLQGASFADVVKIIQEAKEKLPSEFEKFKNGDPLEHGADPFAPPVAYTTLFLSEWGRLGFNQVDYGWGPPMHVVPVQGSSIIPAGIVGSLPLPRKGVRLMTWCIEEAHRLPLLDQMAKLFS encoded by the exons ATGGCCATCTCGGTGATCCGATCGAGCGATTCCTTCGTCAAACCATCCGAAAGAACTCCGTCGCATGTGTTGGATCTCTCGGCCATCGATAGAATACCGGTCTTGAGATGCAATGCGCGCACGCTCCATGTCTTTAGACATGGCCTTGATGCTGCCCGAGTTATAAAGGAAGCCTTGTCCAAGGCACTGGTTCCGTACTATCCTATTGCCGGGAGGTTGGTAGAATCTGTCCCAGGCGAGCTTCGGGTAGATTGTTCTGCGGAAGGAGTGAGGTTTGTCGAGGCTACGGCAGATTGTAAGCTCGAATCCGTCGATTATTTTGAGGATGTCGTGTCGATCCCGTATGACGAGCTTCTTCCCCGTGAGCTTCAGGACCCTGAAAGCAGAGAACCACTAGTTCAAATGCAG GTGACTCGATTCGATTGCGGCGGGTTTGTGATGGGGCTGATATTCTGCCACAGCATTTGTGATGGTCTAGGAGCTGCTCGATTCCTGGATGCACTAGGAGAGTTCGCGAGAGGCCTCGAGCGTCCCGCCGTTGAACCGGTGTGGTATAGGCACTTCTTCCCTACTCTCACCCCTCAATCTGAAAGTGATGATGTTTCTCCCCCTCAATTGCCAATCCCACCACCTCCTATGCCGAATTACCAACTACAACATGCCAACATAGACCTTCCCCTGGAAGACATCAACAAGCTCAAGCGAATCTTTCGCGAATCTACAGGTCAGAATTGCTCCACCTTCGAAGCCGTGGCTGCGAGCTTTTGGAGATCGCGGTCGCTGGCGATAGGCTCGAACCCCGGGACTGAGGTGTGCCTCGTCTTCTTCGCCAACTGCCGGCAACTCCTAGACCCTCCGTTGCCCAACGGGTTCTACGGAAACTGCTTCTTCCCTGTCACAGTAAAAGCCCCCAGTGAGCTGCTTCAGGGGGCGTCCTTCGCCGATGTGGTGAAGATCATTCAAGAAGCCAAGGAAAAGCTGCCCTCTgagtttgaaaagttcaagaacgGAGACCCTTTGGAACATGGTGCGGACCCATTCGCACCGCCAGTCGCTTACACCACCCTGTTTCTATCGGAATGGGGTCGGCTTGGGTTCAACCAGGTAGACTATGGTTGGGGGCCTCCGATGCACGTTGTCCCTGTACAAGGATCAAGCATCATACCGGCTGGTATTGTGGGGTCTCTGCCTCTGCCGAGAAAAGGCGTGCGGCTGATGACATGGTGCATCGAGGAGGCGCATCGCCTACCCCTGCTAGATCAGATGGCGAAACTCTTCTCATGA